The proteins below are encoded in one region of Vicia villosa cultivar HV-30 ecotype Madison, WI unplaced genomic scaffold, Vvil1.0 ctg.001753F_1_1, whole genome shotgun sequence:
- the LOC131636468 gene encoding fatty acyl-CoA reductase 1-like, with protein sequence MAAHRLKNEVFEIDLFRILQGELGEGFNSFISKKVVAIAGDVAIENFGIKDEKLKNEIFEETDILVHSAATTKFNERFDISMGVNTKGALHALNFAKNCQKLKAFLHISTAYVCGDAKYEDGIVREKAFKMDQSLNGTSKLDIHKEMNLLDNKIAELQAMNADENTMKFALKDYGMERANLHGWPNTYVFTKAMGEMLLVHRKDNVRLIIIRPTMVTSTIQDPFPGWIEGQRTVDSMICAFGKGKLPCFLGHPKTVLDIIPADLVINCVIAAIVLNSKHAPENFIYNVSSSLTNPLKISDVHNISHQYFKKNPCQNKNGKPIVISKGIALKSLAAFNIYTEIKYVMPLKVLNLVNKMSCHSYQDVYADNFKKIRIVKQLAKLYKPYVFFKAMYVIFIPFFLY encoded by the exons ATGGCGGCACATCGCTTGAAAAATGAG gtttttgaaattgatttatttCGCATACTACAAGGCGAGTTGGGTGAAGGTTTTAATTCTTTCATATCAAAGAAGGTTGTCGCAATTGCAGGAGATGTTGCCATTGAAAACTTTGGAATAAAAGATGAAAAGCTTAAAAATGAGATATTTGAAGAGACAGACATTCTTGTCCATTCTGCTGCAACTACCAAATTTAATGAAAG ATTTGACATATCTATGGGTGTAAATACAAAAGGTGCTTTACATGCATTGAACTTTGCAAAGAATTGTCAAAAACTAAAGGCTTTTCTGCACATATCCACTG CATATGTGTGCGGAGATGCTAAGTATGAAGATGGAATTGTAAGAGAGAAAGCATTTAAGATGGATCAATCTCTAAATGGGACCTCAAAATTAGACATACACAAAGAAATGAATTTGTTGGACAATAAAATAGCTGAACTCCAAGCAATGAATGCAGATGAAAATACAATGAAATTTGCATTGAAAGATTATGGAATGGAAAG AGCAAATTTGCATGGTTGGCCAAATACATACGTATTCACAAAAGCAATGGGAGAGATGCTTTTAGTGCATCGTAAAGATAATGTACGATTGATCATTATTCGTCCAACAATGGTAACTAGTACAATTCAGGATCCCTTTCCTGGTTGGATAGAAGGTCAAAG AACTGTTGATAGTATGATATGTGCCTTTGGCAAAGGGAAGCTGCCATGTTTTCTTGGCCATCCCAAGACAGTTTTAGATATA ATCCCCGCTGATTTGGTCATCAATTGTGTGATCGCAGCCATCGTGCTCAACTCAAAACACGCTCCTGAAAACTTCATCTACAATGTTTCTTCTTCATTAACAAAtcctctcaaaatttctgatgtaCACAACATTTCACATCAATATTTCAAGAAAAACCCTTGccaaaacaaaaatggaaagccAATAGTCATCTCCAAAGGAATTGCCTTGAAAAGTTTGGCTGCTTTCAACATTTATACAGAGATCAAATATGTCATGCCACTTAAG GTCTTAAATTTGGTGAACAAGATGAGTTGTCATTCCTACCAAGATGTTTATGCTGATAACTTCAAGAAAATAAGAATTGTGAAACAACTTGCAAAACTGTACaaaccttatgtgttttttaaggCAATGTACGTAATTTTCATACCCTTTTTTCTATATTAA